Genomic DNA from Thermodesulfovibrionales bacterium:
ATCCCTCCTGCGATGACGGTGGATGACGCCCTCGACATGGTCGGGCTGAGAGACAAAGCGGATGCGTATCTGCCGGACCTGAGCGGGGGCGAGCGAAGGAGAACCTTTATCGCGATGACGTTGCTCCAGGGCGCCGGTCTTCTGCTCCTCGACGAGCCGCTCGCCAACCTCGATATACGATACCAGATAGAACTCGTATTGCTCCTGAGGAGACTGAAAGAGCAGAGGAACATATCCGTCGTCATGGCGCTTCATGATATCAATATCGCGCTGCAGTTCGAGAAGGTGATACTCATTAAGAACGGCCAGATACTCGGCTCGGGAGGCCCTGAAGCGGTCCTGACCGATGAGATGCTGAAAAAGTCCTTTGACGTAAGCGTTGAGGTGAAACGGTCGGTCGACGGCAGGCCGTATGTCGCGTACAAAAACAATCTCTGAGGTTCCGGAGGAGAGATCCCGATGAGCAAGAAGATCGTTTTCATTACCGGAGGCGCACGGAGCGGAAAGAGCAGTTTTGCGCTGAGAGAGGCCCTAAAAGTCCGCGGAGGGCGGGCCTTCATCGCGACTGCGGAAGCTACCGACAGCGAGATGGAAGAGCGTATCGAAAGACACAAAAAGGACCGCGGTGACGGATGGAAGACATACGAGGAGCCGGTGAAGATTGCGGAGGTCCTCAGGGATGCGGAAAAAGATCATCCGGTCATCGTGATTGATTGCCTCACCATCTGGCTTGCGAATGTGATGATGCAGTCGGGGCTCGATGTCGAGGCGGAAATCGAGCGGCTCCTCTCAACGCTGAAGAACTCGGCCCGAGGCGAGATATTCATCGTTTCGAATGAGGTGGGCATGGGAATCGTCCCTGAACATGAGCTTGCGAGGAGGTTCAGAGATGCGGCAGGAAGATTGAATCAGAGGGTCGCCGCGACTGCGGATGAGGTCTATGTGACGTTCTCGGGCATACCCGTAAGAATCAAAGGATAAAGGAGAGACGATGCTACAGGAGAGACTGAAAGAGATCAGGCCCCTCAAGACTGAGTTCGCGGAGAAGGCGCAGGGACGCCTCGACAACCTCACAAAGCCGAGGGGCAGCCTCGGCAGGCTTGAAGAGTTTGCGCGGAGACTCGTCATGATTACGGAAGACACGAGTCCGGAATTGGATAAGAAGGTGATCTTCACGTTTGCGGGAGACCACGGCGTCGCCGATGAAGGGGTTTCCGCCTATCCGAGGGAAGTGACACCGCAGATGGTCCTCAATTTCCTGAACGGCGGAGCGGGAATCAACGTGCTTGCCCGGCATGCAGGGGCAGAGGTCGTTGTCGTCGATATCGGGGTCGATTACGATTTTGGAAACATGGGCGGGCT
This window encodes:
- a CDS encoding ABC transporter ATP-binding protein; translation: MSSAYKPAILEFDCISFSYARNGSFIDDLSCSVGEGEFIGLLGANGSGKSTILKLGSGILKPSSGELRLWGKPIRTYSNKDRAKLICYLPQTLDISVPFSVRELVRMGLYPYDIPPAMTVDDALDMVGLRDKADAYLPDLSGGERRRTFIAMTLLQGAGLLLLDEPLANLDIRYQIELVLLLRRLKEQRNISVVMALHDINIALQFEKVILIKNGQILGSGGPEAVLTDEMLKKSFDVSVEVKRSVDGRPYVAYKNNL
- the cobU gene encoding bifunctional adenosylcobinamide kinase/adenosylcobinamide-phosphate guanylyltransferase, giving the protein MSKKIVFITGGARSGKSSFALREALKVRGGRAFIATAEATDSEMEERIERHKKDRGDGWKTYEEPVKIAEVLRDAEKDHPVIVIDCLTIWLANVMMQSGLDVEAEIERLLSTLKNSARGEIFIVSNEVGMGIVPEHELARRFRDAAGRLNQRVAATADEVYVTFSGIPVRIKG